In Juglans regia cultivar Chandler chromosome 5, Walnut 2.0, whole genome shotgun sequence, the following are encoded in one genomic region:
- the LOC109003403 gene encoding cytochrome P450 714C2-like produces MEELKFDAAKIFIAVAFLAFAGLLVRLYNALVLKPDRLRSALRKQGITGPPPTLLLGNIWEIKKALSTKVKAPAREIPVYHNCAALITPFFEQWRKQYGDLFVFSLGTSPKIFINEPGILREITTCTSLDFGKPSAQQKEFGPLLGQGIISSNGATWARQSKILAPEFYMEKVKGMINLIIESTTPLLNSWKSRIETEGGVADIHIDDYLRSFSGDVISRACFGSNYAQGEKIFLKLRDLIGAVSTSSMSTGIPGLRYLPTRSNRERWRLQKEIHSLILEVVKERQKASNHEKDFLHMVLEGAKNSDLSQEATESFIVDNCKNIYLAGYETTAISATWCLMLLASNQEWQDRVRAEVLDICPCGTPDADMLRKMKQLTMVIHESLRLYPPVPMLSREALKDMKLGDINIPKGVDIWTVLSISQTDPEIWGPDALKFNPARFANGIKGACSHPHLYMPFGFGPRVCVGQHLAMVELKILIALLLSNFSFSLSPKYKHAPTISMVLKPENGVDLLVKKL; encoded by the exons ATGGAGGAGCTCAAGTTTGATGCAGCAAAGATATTCATTGCCGTTGCGTTTCTAGCTTTCGCCGGACTGTTGGTACGCCTGTATAATGCGCTGGTGCTGAAGCCTGACAGGCTTCGATCTGCACTGAGAAAGCAAGGCATCACCGGACCACCGCCGACTTTACTACTTGGAAATATTTGGGAGATAAAGAAGGCCCTATCCACCAAAGTTAAGGCTCCTGCCAGAGAAATCCCCGTCTACCATAACTGTGCTGCTCTCATCACTCCATTCTTTGAGCAATGGAGGAAACAATATG GTGATTTATTTGTGTTTTCTCTGGGAACCTcaccaaaaatattcataaacgAACCTGGCATTTTGAGAGAGATAACCACATGCACATCCTTGGACTTTGGGAAACCATCGGCACAGCAAAAAGAGTTTGGTCCTTTGCTTGGTCAGGGCATTATCAGTTCAAATGGGGCTACATGGGCCAGGCAGAGCAAAATCCTTGCTCCTGAGTTTTACATGGAGAAGGTCAAG GGAATGATAAACTTAATTATTGAGTCGACCACCCCACTGCTAAACTCATGGAAGAGTAGGATTGAGACTGAGGGTGGAGTTGCAGACATACACATCGACGATTACCTAAGAAGTTTCTCTGGTGATGTGATCTCAAGAGCCTGTTTTGGCAGCAACTATGCCCAAGGGGAAAAGATTTTCCTAAAACTAAGAGATCTAATAGGGGCCGTGTCGACGTCAAGTATGTCCACTGGGATACCTGGCTTAAG GTACCTTCCCACGAGAAGCAATAGGGAACGATGGAGGTTACAAAAGGAAATCCACAGTTTGATACTAGAGGTAGTCAAGGAGAGACAGAAAGCCTCTAATCATGAGAAGGATTTTCTCCATATGGTTCTTGAGGGAGCTAAGAATAGTGACTTGAGCCAGGAGGCTACCGAAAGTTTCATTGTTGACAATTGCAAGAACATCTACTTGGCTGGATACGAGACCACTGCAATTTCTGCCACATGGTGCCTCATGCTCTTAGCTTCGAATCAAGAATGGCAAGACCGTGTCCGTGCTGAGGTTCTAGACATTTGCCCTTGTGGGACACCCGATGCTGATATGCTTCGTAAGATGAAACAg CTAACGATGGTAATACATGAATCGTTGCGTCTTTATCCACCTGTCCCTATGTTGTCTAGGGAGGCCTTGAAGGACATGAAATTGGGGGACATTAATATCCCAAAGGGTGTCGACATTTGGACAGTGTTGTCGATATCACAAACTGATCCAGAAATATGGGGACCGGACGCCTTAAAGTTCAATCCAGCTAGATTTGCAAATGGAATTAAGGGTGCTTGCAGTCATCCGCACTTGTACATGCCATTTGGATTCGGGCCCCGCGTGTGTGTTGGACAGCACTTGGCCATGGTCGAACTCAAGATACTGATAGCACTACTTCTCTCCaacttctctttctccctctccccAAAGTACAAACATGCACCTACTATTAGCATGGTCTTAAAACCTGAAAATGGAGTAGATCTCTTGGTGAAGAAGTTGtaa